In Chrysemys picta bellii isolate R12L10 chromosome 22, ASM1138683v2, whole genome shotgun sequence, the genomic stretch GAGCGTTTCTGGAAGTGAAACCGAGCCGTGGACTGGTCTCGGGGGCGCcgtgggaggggagcccagaagATCTGCCTTAACCCCCCCCTTCACTGCCTCTGCCACCGGgatctgcagcccccccccctctaTCTGTGTAGGCCGGGTCGCCGCGTGCTGATCTGGGGTCGCGTGGCTGATGTGTACCAAAATGGAACAGCCGTTCTATGACGACTCCTTTCTTTCCGGCTACGGGCGTGCAGAGCTGAGCGGGCCCCTGGACTACAAGGCGCTGAAGCAGAATATGGCCGTCAACCTCTCGGAGCCCTACCGGGGCCTCAAGGCGCAGCTGCACCTCCGGGGCCAGGCGGAGGAAGGAGGTGCCTTCTACGCCCCCGCCGGCCTGCCCGAGGCGGGCGCCAACTCTTCGCTCAAGCTGGCCTCGCCGGAGCTGGAGCGGCTCATCATTCAGAACAGCAACGGGGTGATCACCACCACGCCCACCCCGGGCCCCTATTTCTACCCCCGGGGGGCCACGGAGGAGCAGGAGGGTTTTGCCGACGGCTTTGTGAAGGCCCTGGACGACTTGCACAAGATGAACCACATGCCCCCGCCCAACGTCTCCATCGGTGCGGCCGCCTCGGTGGCCAGTAGCGTTTACGGGGCCTCCCTCCATCAAGAGCCGCCCCCCGTCTACACCAACCTGACCAGCTACAACCCCGGCACCATGACCACCTCCTCCAGCTACCCCACCGCCAACCTCAGCTACTTGCCCCAGACCCACGCCTATGGGGGTCACTCcttggccccctccctcccgtctAGGGTGCAGGTCTTCAAGGAAGAGCCTCAGACTGTGCCCGATGTCCAGTCACCTCCTGTGTCTCCCATCAACATGGAAGATCAGGAGAGGATCAAGGTGGAAAGGAAGCGGCTGAGGAACCGGTTGGCGGCTACCAAGTGCCGGAAGAGGAAGCTGGAAAGGATAGCCCGGCTGGAGGACAAAGTCAAGACGCTGAAGACGGAGAACGCGGGACTGTCCAACACGGCTAGCGTCTTGAGAGATCAGGTGGCCCAACTCAAGCAGAAAGTCATGAATCATGTGAACAATGGTTGCCAGTTGCTTTTGACTGTTAAAATGCAATCCttctgaaacccccccccccccccaatcttatTTAAGAGACTTGTGTGTAACTGGACTCCCTGTTGGAAAGTTTACATGAACTTTATCTGGACTTCTGTAGTGTTCTCACACGTTGGACCAACCTGTGCATGCAACTTTGAAGACGATTCTCGGCCTCCTCCTGTTTGCTGAtggttgtattattattattttttggatGGGAGGGGGTTGTATTTTGCTCTCTGCTGGATTCAGAATATGTGCGTATTGCCTAaaattgatgtgtgtgtgtgtgtgtgtgtgtatttaaaaatgGAACAAACCCACAAACTTGTCGCATAGCTGGATCGTGCGGCAAGAGGTACTTCAGCAAGGGACGTGTGTGTCTGAATGAAGGGGCCAGGACTTTCCTTAACGTAAAACCGAACGAACAAAAACCAAATCTGTTACTTGACATTGACAGATAAGAGAAACGGATTGATTGCCACACCAGAGAACTGCCTATCCCATGAAAGGAAATACGGCTTCTTTACTTTACTTGGGTGGTGTTTTGGTtgtgtgttgtttgtttttttttttttttttttaaacaaaagtcctcgaatttattttgttttgtgtgtgtaaaaaaagttgattgtatttgtttttttgactTTTTATTGACCTTTTATTTAAGTAAAAAAAACCAATGTTCTCTAAGTGCCTCTCTAAGGCTTGGGTTTTGTTTCAAATCCCTTTTAGCCCTTGAATTATTTCAGTCTGGGGGTGTATATGTTTGATCATAAAACAGGCTCTGTTCTGTATTTttaagtgagattttttttttatagtgctgTCCATTTCCTTCACATCTTTCAACAggcctctgtgtgtgtatatggatCACTGATTATTCATTACCACATCTTGTCTTTTGGGGTGGGACTCTGTGGCCCAGGGCCTCAGGGTGCTGtacaaaatccccccccccccccttgtaggAGGCATTTCTGGCAACTTCTCCCAGCCTGAGTGGATGGGATAGTTCTCAGCTGATCTGGGCTGTTTTCCTCCCACTCAGGCTCGGGGGCCTGTGTTCTCCAAGAGCTCTGCCTGGCTGCTCACAACGGGTCCCTGGGGCTTCCACATCTGGGAATCTCTCCCTAGCTggtcccctcctgcagccccacccccgctgccTGGCGCTTTCCCAGGGGgtctgattttgggggggggggagagtcttGTTTTTCTCCCCGCAGTTCTGATGTCAGACCGTGGAGCCCCTGCGCGGCTGTTTGCGCGCAAGGACAGGGTTAAAAATCCCCCTGCGCTCCGCCGCTTTCCCCGCCCCGCTCCGGCGCACGGgaagggggcgggcggggggaagGGTTTTCCCAGTGACGCAGGGGAAGATGCCCATATATGGGCACGGGCTGGCTAGTGACGTGCCCGGGCTCGGGCCCCCGTTCCGGGAACCCCCGCCCACGCCGCCTGCCGGGCAGAGGGGGCTTGGCCTGGCTTCGTTTCCAGCCAAGGCGGCAGGCGGCGGGGAGGGGTTTTTCCCAGGGGCCGCGGGGGAGCGGAGCTGGGGGCAGCTGGCTCGAAACCAGCCCGTTCATTTCCAGGCCGGGGCTTTTGAGAAATCCCCCCCTTGgtaggggggggggcaggaagcgtctttgccagccccccccccatcttaaaaaaaagagagattcccctcccccacggGTGAATTGGACATTTCTGTCAGCTGAGCCAGGAAAGATCTAGCCAAGATCCCACAGCTCAGATCAAAGGCAAAGAAAAGGTTTTCCTAACTCTggaagttgcggggggggggtgtttttagGGGTGTCAAGGGAGCAGCTAGAAGCACCCAcctttagagatggggaaatatTAGGTGCATTACGGTAGCACCCTGTTTTGAGGGGGGGATATTAGGTGTATAAGGGTAGCACCCCAAGGGGAGAGTAGGGTCCCACCAGACCACTGCACGGGATCAGAGGAAAAACATTTCCAGGGGCTGTGgcatcagcctgtggaactcactgccacaggaagttgTTGGGGCCAAGAGTCGAAGAGGGGCTGGATGAGGTATtagtgctgggggagggtgtAAGCCCCTGTCTAGCAGGAATGAGGAGATCTTCAAGGGGGGGCTGTTTCCCCCACATCTGTCTGCTGAGGGGTTCTGACCCCTCTCTCCaaagcagcggctgctcccctgTTGGCAATGGGACAGCAGGGGAGATAAGTAGGGGAGTGAGAGGCAGCCCCCTCCCACTGATAATAGACAAGGTAGATGCAGGAAGGGATTGTCACCTCCCATTCCAcagagagggggaactgaggcacgggcTGGTGAAATGATTgaaccaaggtcacacagggacacggtggcagagctgggagttgaaCCCAAGTGTCCCGAGCGACGCCCGACCGAGTCCCCGGGAGCCCCCAGTGGCCTGGGCCCTGGCTGATAACTTGGAGGCGGGGGTCTGTTCATCCTTGGGGGGAGCAGATGCTCACAGGCTGGGCAAGCCCCATTCCAGGCAACCCCCCAGAGccaggccagagctggcccccGTTGGCCTTAAGGGATCATTCAGGANNNNNNNNNNGCCAGGCTCTTGGGGGTCAGatggcaccccctgctggcacaGCACCAACCCAGCCAGCCACAGCCTGACTGATGCCTGGGCAGATGAGGTGCAGAGGCTGGACATGCCTGTagagcacaccccccccccaaagcagcagggggctgggtttAAGGGGGGGCAGATGAGCACAGCTcaatgccctgcccccaccccctccaagtcCAACACTCAGTGCCCCatccagctgcccccaccccgccagatcccagcccccccccccccccgccgagaaCCTGGCAACACTGAGCCAGGACCCTCTGGGACCAGGAATCCCTGTTCCTTCCAGCCTGGGGGCAGCTGTGCTgcgattgggggagggagggagggaagccaaGAGCCCTCAGGGGGTTCATGCCCCCAGCAGAGAATCCCAGGCCCTGCAACCGGctcccccccagagcaggctgaccctgatattctaggagaCCAGGATTTGCCTCCCCAGAGCTGGCCACACACCAGGGAGCTAGCGAGATGCAGGCAACAGCACCACCTAGTGGTGTGAGACACCTGGGCTCCATCCGAGGTTGAACTGATCCACAGGGCCTCAGCACCGGGGCTTGGATGGGCCCTGCTCAGGAACTGGATgggaccctctgccccccagcagggtcacccagcctccccccccccccctgccccaaattAAGTGTCAGACACAAGCCGGCTCCTCTTCAAACAAACCCTTTTACTTTAGTCACAAGCTTCTTGGATCCCCCACCCTGCCAAATATCCCCTTCCAATGGGGGACGCGGGGGGGCCCTTCACAGTAGACTGGATCCTCCATCAGCTGCCCCCAGCTCAGTGCTGCTTGGCGAAGTATTCCTTGCTGTCCTTCACCGTGGGCTTGATGGTGTCACTGCCGGGCTGCCAGCCTGCCGGGCACACTGGAGAAAGCGGGGGAGAGGGGTTAGGAgaccagaggagggagcaggACATCCCTGCTTCGTATTCCCCCACACGCACACtttgcagagggggaaactgaggcagggcaagGAAAACCTGGGTTTGAtgctgtgacggagcagggagcagggcagatttgacctgggaatgttgcaggggggttcgcagtggggatgtgggacttcccttgaagggagctacctgagctgtaacctgagccaggaacgggggtggggagaattaacaccttctgccgggagactgaacaaaggagaggagcagcgggaggggctgggagtttagtttcggttggggctgggtggtgcaacgcagggaaccccaagctggggtctaagctccctgaacctcccagagggacctaattgaggggggtctggtcgtacctacacgctctgcttgagactgtgttcctgtccttgaataaaccttctgctttactggctggctgagagtcgcagtgaatctcgggaagaggggtgcagggccctaactcccccacaatccgcaacaactggtggcagcggtgggatctactgcaccccgtggacggcgcttcc encodes the following:
- the JUNB gene encoding transcription factor JunB, which codes for MCTKMEQPFYDDSFLSGYGRAELSGPLDYKALKQNMAVNLSEPYRGLKAQLHLRGQAEEGGAFYAPAGLPEAGANSSLKLASPELERLIIQNSNGVITTTPTPGPYFYPRGATEEQEGFADGFVKALDDLHKMNHMPPPNVSIGAAASVASSVYGASLHQEPPPVYTNLTSYNPGTMTTSSSYPTANLSYLPQTHAYGGHSLAPSLPSRVQVFKEEPQTVPDVQSPPVSPINMEDQERIKVERKRLRNRLAATKCRKRKLERIARLEDKVKTLKTENAGLSNTASVLRDQVAQLKQKVMNHVNNGCQLLLTVKMQSF